The following coding sequences are from one Mycolicibacterium aichiense window:
- a CDS encoding nuclear transport factor 2 family protein: MTALDSQEVERALATLTSDAVVTDEGHDYTGTDEIGTWLATASSEYTYTAEFTGATTTDAGVDLTQHLEGNFPGGVADLHYRFTLDGAVISRLVIEP; this comes from the coding sequence ATGACTGCGCTCGACTCCCAGGAAGTCGAGCGGGCGCTCGCCACCCTCACCAGCGATGCCGTGGTGACCGATGAAGGGCACGACTACACCGGGACCGATGAGATCGGGACCTGGTTGGCCACCGCGAGCAGCGAATATACATACACCGCCGAGTTCACCGGCGCGACCACGACGGACGCAGGCGTCGACCTCACGCAGCACCTGGAAGGCAACTTCCCCGGCGGGGTCGCCGACCTGCACTATCGATTCACCCTGGATGGCGCGGTGATCAGCCGGCTGGTGATCGAGCCATGA